The Kosakonia sacchari SP1 genome includes a window with the following:
- the bglJ gene encoding DNA-binding transcriptional activator BglJ, whose translation MSGEGLRHLFDESAINHYRFYFFKDHSAFRQALKQTSFFSVIYSLFGQRKERLECLMCLHLLSLSHPGMQRIVLAGDNREARLVGHLSPSRLHGILSKSSPLAVLLEELVTLFGETRRINENMINHWYVSQCRMLSPTEREILNYMTRGFSVAEIASQLDRNVKTIRAHKFNAMAKLGVTSDVGLLDAADILTWKPPCARAASELM comes from the coding sequence ATGAGCGGGGAGGGCCTACGACATTTATTTGATGAATCTGCTATTAATCACTATCGATTTTATTTTTTTAAAGACCATTCGGCGTTTCGGCAGGCGCTGAAACAGACGTCGTTTTTTTCCGTCATCTATTCCCTTTTTGGTCAGCGGAAAGAGCGGCTGGAATGCCTGATGTGTCTGCATTTACTCTCCCTTTCTCATCCAGGAATGCAACGCATAGTATTAGCGGGAGATAACCGTGAAGCACGGCTGGTTGGGCATCTTTCACCCTCACGGTTGCACGGGATATTGAGTAAATCATCGCCACTTGCTGTGCTCCTGGAGGAGTTGGTTACGTTGTTTGGTGAAACGCGGCGCATTAACGAAAACATGATTAATCATTGGTATGTGAGCCAGTGTCGTATGCTCAGCCCGACAGAAAGGGAAATTCTGAACTATATGACGCGGGGTTTTTCTGTTGCCGAGATTGCATCGCAACTGGATCGTAATGTGAAAACGATTCGGGCGCATAAATTCAACGCGATGGCAAAGCTGGGGGTCACATCAGATGTCGGTTTGCTTGATGCGGCGGATATTCTGACATGGAAGCCGCCCTGCGCGCGCGCCGCGTCTGAATTAATGTAA
- a CDS encoding YbaK/EbsC family protein: MSLQSVRQFFADNAPDIDIIELNQSTATVALAAAAHNVEPGQIAKTLSLKVKNEVILVVAKGDARLDNKKLKNTFGAKARMLSSDEVVTITGHPVGGVCPFGLENPLQVYCDVSLKRYQEVLPAAGAIHSAIRISPDRMAELTRAKWIDVCL, encoded by the coding sequence ATGAGTTTGCAGTCCGTGCGGCAGTTCTTTGCCGATAACGCCCCCGACATCGATATTATTGAACTTAACCAAAGCACAGCGACTGTGGCACTGGCCGCCGCCGCGCATAATGTCGAACCAGGTCAAATCGCAAAGACGCTGTCGTTAAAAGTGAAAAACGAAGTGATATTGGTCGTCGCGAAAGGTGATGCTCGCCTTGATAATAAAAAACTAAAAAATACCTTTGGCGCGAAAGCCCGGATGCTAAGCAGTGACGAAGTCGTCACCATTACCGGTCATCCAGTTGGTGGTGTCTGCCCGTTTGGTCTGGAAAACCCGTTACAGGTGTATTGTGACGTGTCGTTAAAGCGCTATCAGGAAGTGTTACCGGCGGCGGGAGCAATTCACAGCGCGATTCGTATTTCCCCCGACAGAATGGCAGAGTTAACCCGCGCGAAATGGATTGATGTGTGTCTGTAG
- a CDS encoding response regulator transcription factor produces the protein MLSKDGNQGIIISKTPVLRVGIGGILERHFPEYALNYYSSVEEVAPLKLKCARLIITDLSGEQRYARKSCQQYYSLFPQCDNARWLFFVSRSLYPVAAELLMQPKTTLLADVEPIEGVIDAIRNGHKDVENISQTLLTSGWHKHNDNSFSNAMLTLSERKVLRLLGKGWGINQIATLLKKSNKTVSAQKNSAMRRLSLRSNADLYTWINSSQGMKQLDFGTADGEHNEWKIPGRKEILPS, from the coding sequence ATGCTATCGAAAGACGGCAATCAGGGGATTATCATCAGCAAAACGCCGGTACTTAGGGTCGGGATTGGCGGCATTCTTGAGCGACATTTCCCAGAATATGCACTCAATTATTATTCATCAGTGGAAGAGGTTGCACCGCTTAAATTGAAATGTGCCAGATTGATAATCACTGATTTATCGGGGGAACAGCGTTATGCAAGAAAAAGCTGCCAGCAATATTATTCACTGTTCCCTCAATGCGATAACGCACGCTGGTTATTCTTCGTCTCGCGCAGCCTCTACCCTGTGGCCGCTGAGCTTCTTATGCAGCCCAAAACGACATTGCTTGCGGATGTGGAGCCGATCGAGGGTGTAATTGATGCCATTCGTAATGGGCATAAAGATGTTGAGAATATTAGTCAAACCTTATTGACTTCAGGATGGCATAAACACAACGACAATTCTTTTTCGAACGCAATGTTAACGTTGTCTGAGCGAAAAGTGTTACGTCTCCTCGGAAAAGGGTGGGGGATTAATCAAATCGCCACGCTGCTTAAAAAAAGTAATAAGACAGTCAGTGCGCAAAAGAATAGCGCAATGCGGCGGTTATCACTACGTAGTAACGCAGATTTGTATACATGGATTAATAGCAGCCAGGGAATGAAACAGCTGGATTTTGGTACAGCGGACGGAGAACATAATGAATGGAAAATACCAGGAAGAAAGGAAATATTGCCATCATAG
- a CDS encoding threonine/serine exporter family protein has translation MQTDQSSQRAITRLCIQCGLFLLQHGAESALVEELSTRLGLALGMDSVESSISSNAIVLTTIKDGMCLTSTRKNSDRGINMHVVTEVQHIVILAEHKLLDCKDVEKRFAQVKPLRYPRWLVTLMVGLSCACFCKLNNGGWDGAFITFCASSVAMYVRLVLAGHHLHPQINFCITAFVATTVSGLMLTLPVFLQSSTVAMAASVLLLVPGFPLINSVADMFKGHINTGLARWAIASLLTLATCIGVVMSMTLWGLRGWM, from the coding sequence ATGCAAACAGACCAGTCATCACAGCGGGCCATTACGCGGCTGTGCATTCAGTGTGGCCTTTTTTTGTTACAGCACGGCGCAGAGAGCGCGCTTGTTGAGGAGCTTTCAACGCGTCTGGGGCTGGCGCTGGGCATGGACAGTGTTGAAAGCTCGATTTCTTCCAATGCTATTGTCCTTACAACGATTAAAGATGGAATGTGCCTGACATCGACCCGCAAAAATAGCGATCGCGGCATCAATATGCACGTGGTGACCGAAGTTCAGCATATTGTCATTCTCGCTGAACATAAGTTATTGGATTGCAAAGACGTCGAGAAGCGCTTCGCTCAAGTCAAACCCTTACGCTACCCGCGCTGGCTGGTCACGCTGATGGTGGGTCTCTCTTGCGCCTGCTTTTGCAAGCTCAATAATGGTGGCTGGGATGGTGCTTTTATAACTTTTTGCGCCAGTAGTGTCGCAATGTATGTCCGCCTGGTTCTGGCGGGTCACCACTTACATCCGCAAATCAACTTTTGTATCACTGCCTTTGTCGCCACGACAGTATCCGGCCTGATGCTAACGCTGCCCGTTTTTCTGCAATCATCCACCGTCGCGATGGCCGCCAGCGTTTTGCTTTTAGTACCGGGGTTTCCGCTGATTAATTCGGTTGCCGATATGTTTAAAGGGCATATCAATACGGGGCTTGCGCGCTGGGCTATCGCCAGCTTATTAACGCTTGCCACCTGTATTGGGGTGGTAATGTCAATGACACTATGGGGGTTACGCGGATGGATGTGA